The Rhinoraja longicauda isolate Sanriku21f chromosome 19, sRhiLon1.1, whole genome shotgun sequence genome includes a window with the following:
- the LOC144602818 gene encoding LOW QUALITY PROTEIN: uncharacterized protein LOC144602818 (The sequence of the model RefSeq protein was modified relative to this genomic sequence to represent the inferred CDS: inserted 1 base in 1 codon; deleted 4 bases in 3 codons), whose protein sequence is MAAKDQVESWTEEAVCPICLDFFTDPVILECGHNFCRPCITQSWDREERNSCPECREQFADRTLKVNQALVRLAEKARALSLNRTEKESKLHCEKHQEELKLFCETDKKLICVICRDAMEHKTHSFLPIEEAVEIYKNQVKSSFESLTKKKSEMQQMEQQQQEKISGVLEQSHDLQSQMTSHFADLHQILTEKERRVLADIREEEEKIRRTMEKSLQEIQANLNSIQKELSTLQKQMDQKDNGIFLKEAAGRKRRVRDEVNTLSVTDRALPIEKIHNHFVLNTLWRETCVIQRVSVTLDVETAAQGLEVSEDRKRMRRTRTRRSLPDTGKRFTGSACVLGSEGFTSGRHYWEVEVAGSGRWSLGVAAESVERKRPVTLTPETGVWSIGRWGGQFDAVTSPPSRLTARPIPGRVGVYLSYESGTVSFYDADTKSHLHTFTGNKFTEKLYPFFELWYEDQWLRICSGSAPVCKRVGSRDKGMRFEPGRGGVKMASKDQFESLTEEAVCPICLDFFTDPVSLECGHNFCHSCITQSWDREGRNSCPECREVFTDRTLRVSRALARLAEKARTLSLNRTEKESKLHCEEHQEELKLFCETDKKLICLVCAAGREHKSHSFMPVKEAVENQKGQVKASIQSLTKDKSEIQQMEQQQKEKISGVLEQSHNLQSKITSQFADLHQILTEKEQRVLADVREEEKRILNRMKKSLGAIEENLKSIQEELFKLQQQMDQKDNVVFLKEEAGRKRRVRDEAKPQSEADGNLLIEKFETPFLYNTVLAETSDAIKQVSVTLDVETAAQGLEVSEDRKRIRWTETWRSLPDTGKRFTVSVCVLGSEGFTSGRHYWEVEVAGSEGWCLGVAAESVERKKKVTPTPETGVWSIWRWDDEFGALTRPPSRLPARPIPGRVGVYLSYESGTVSFYDADTKSHLHTFTGNKFTEKLYPILGPYWDENWLRICSGSAPGVKGSGPGTGVRSGAQGLWGRNPVDNRSALNXLPFNPQIQRRETPVSAEIKPGGM, encoded by the exons atggctgcgaaagaccaggtcgagagttggaccgaggaggcagtttgtcccatctgcctcgatttcttcaccgatccggttatactggagtgtgggcacaacttctgccgcccctgtatcacacagagttgggacagggaggagagaaactcctgcccggaatgtagagagcagtttgcagaccgcaccctcaaagtaaatcaggccttagttagactggctgagaaagctcgagcactgagcctgaatcggacagagaaggaaagtaaacttcactgcgagaaacatcaggaagaactgaagctgttttgtgagacTGATAAGAAACTGATCTGTGTGATCTGTCGAGATGCGATGGAACACAAGACTCACAGCTTCTTACCGAtagaagaagctgttgaaatctacaag AATCAGGTGAAATCATCCTTCGAATCTCTCACAAAAAAGAAATCAGAgatgcagcaaatggagcagcaacagcaagagaagatttctggagttctg gaacagtcacacgacCTTCAGTCACAGATGACATCCCATTTTGCTgacctgcaccagattctcactgagaaagagcggcGCGTGCTGGCGGATATCCGGGAAGAAGAGGAGAAGATTCGACGCACAATGGAGAAAagtcttcaagagattcaagcgAATTTAAATTCCATCCAAAAGGAACTCTCAACGTTGCAGAAACAGATGGATCAAAAAGACAACGggatatttctgaag GAGGCAGCTGGTCGGAAAAGGAG ggttCGTGATGAGGTTAATACATTGTCAGTGACAGACAgggccttgccgattgaaaagaTTCATAACCACTTTGTGTTGAACACGTTGTGGAGAGAAACCTGTGTCATTCAACGAG tctccgtcaccctggatgtggaaacagcggctcaggggctcgaggtgtctgaggatcggaagaggatgagacggacccggacccggaggagtctccctgacaccgggaagaggtttacaggcagtgcgtgtgtgctgggatcggagggattcacatcggggagacattactgggaggtggaggtggcaggGAGTGggcgctggagtctgggagtcgccgcagagtctgtggagaggaagagaccggtcacactgaccccggagactggagtctggagcatcgggcGGTGGGGTGGCCAGTTtgatgcagtcacctcccctccatcccgtctcaccgcccgtcccatccccgggagggtgggagtttatctcagttacgagtccgggacagtttcattttacgacgcggacaccaagtcccatctccacaccttcactgggaataaattcacggagaaactttatcctttcttcgagcTTTGGTATGaagaccagtggctgagaatctgctccggttccgctccg gtgtgtaaaagggtcgggtcccgggac aagggaatgcgttttgaaccaggaagaggtggagttaaaatggcttcgaaagaccagttcgagagtttaaccgaggaggcagtttgtcccatctgcctggatttcttcaccgatccggtgtcactggagtgtgggcataACTTCTGCcactcctgtatcacacagagttgggacagggaggggagaaactcctgcccggaatgtagagaggtgtttacagaccgcaccctcagggtgagtcgggccttggcgagactggctgagaaagctcgaacactgagcctgaatcggacagagaaggaaagtaaacttcactgcgaggaacatcaggaagaactgaagctgttttgtgaaactgacaagaagctgatctgcctggtttgtgcagctgggcgggaacacaagtctcacagcttcatgccggttaaagaagccgTTGAAAACcagaag ggtcaggttaaagcttccatccagtctctcacaaaagataaatcagagatccagcaaatggagcaacaacagaaagagaagatttctggagttctg gaacagtcacacaaccttcagtccaagatcacgtCCCAGTTTGCTgacctgcaccagattctcactgagaaagagcagcgtgtACTGGCAGAtgtccgggaggaagagaagaggattctgaatagaatgaagaaaagTCTTGGAGcgatcgaagagaatttaaaatctattcaggaggaactctttaagttgcagcagcagatggatcaaaaggacaatgtggtgtttctgaag gaggaagctggtcgcaagcgaag agttcgtgatgaagccaaaccacagtCGGAGGCAGATGGTAACTTGCTGATTGAAAAGTTTGAAACTCCTTTTTTGTACAACACGGTATTGGCAGAAACATCTGATgccatcaagcaag tctccgtcaccctggatgtggaaacagcggctcaggggctcgaggtgtctgaggatcggaagaggatcAGATGGACCGAGAcctggaggagtctccctgacaccgggaagaggtttacagtcagtgtgtgtgtgctgggatcggagggattcacatcggggagacattactgggaggtggaggtggcagggagtgagggctggtgtctgggagtcgccgcagagtctgtggagaggaagaaaaaagtcacaccgaccccggagactggagtctggagcatctggcggtGGGATGACGAGTTTGGTGCACTTACCcgccctccatcccgtctccccgcccgtcccatccccgggagggtgggagtttatctcagttacgagtccgggacagtttcattttacgacgcggacaccaagtcccatctccacaccttcactgggaataaattcacggagaaactttacccTATCCTCGGGCCTTATTGGGATgaaaactggctgagaatctgctccggttccgctccgggt gtaaaagggtcgggtcccgggaccggcgtcaggagcggggctcaggggctgtggggcagaaacccggtggacaacaggtcggcgctga ggctcccatttaatccccaaattcagcGTCGT gaaaccccagtgagcgcggaaataaaaccagggggaatgtaa